In Sporichthya polymorpha DSM 43042, a genomic segment contains:
- the pknB gene encoding Stk1 family PASTA domain-containing Ser/Thr kinase, with protein sequence MGEPADALVGTVLDGRYRVTRRLARGGMATVYEAVDTRLDRGVAVKVMHPALAEDKDFVERFIREARSAARLSHPNVVSVFDQSADSGAVFLAMEYVEGRTLRDWLRDKGRLTPRETFAVMEPVLAALAAAHSAGLVHRDIKPENVLIADDGRVKVADFGLARAVTAGANTATWGAPTGTNTLIGTVAYLSPEQVEKGHADQRSDVYAAGILLYECLTGLQPFSGESPIQVAYQHVHYDVPRPSEVRPTLPPALDNLVLRSTARDPDGRPADAGAFLAETVAVRRTLRPEVLDDLAGGAPGAAPVPAPAPAQGSPTLMFGQVPPGAAAGPDAVTAAIRRPGPAGPPAGSPPGRPAAAGVPLAVPARLQRRRRRGFLALLAVLVTTFAVGIGAWQVAVGSSVTTPSLLNLTREEALVKAEEAGLKVRFAEEEHDELVPKGQVLRTDPQPGRKISESGTIVAVLSAGPERYAVPDLAGETVEDAKKRLAENNLTVADEQGQKYSDSVPEGRVLATDPPAGKELRRDAVVKLIVSRGAKPISVPDVVGRSLQEATDLLTSAGFKATWTEQVDDSVPSGTVLSQNPGPNRKLSKGSTIELVVSKSDLVEVPRVIGMDVDDAEDLLESLGFDVDVRRSLFGGDRVVSQDPEPGSRVPPGTRVTLRVF encoded by the coding sequence ATGGGGGAGCCTGCCGACGCCCTGGTCGGCACCGTGTTGGACGGGCGCTACCGCGTCACGCGCCGCCTGGCGCGCGGCGGGATGGCGACCGTCTACGAGGCTGTCGACACCCGGCTGGACCGCGGCGTCGCGGTCAAGGTGATGCACCCCGCGCTGGCCGAGGACAAGGACTTCGTCGAGCGCTTCATCCGGGAGGCGCGCTCAGCCGCGCGGCTCTCCCACCCCAACGTCGTCTCCGTGTTCGACCAGAGCGCGGACTCCGGAGCGGTGTTCCTCGCGATGGAGTACGTCGAGGGCCGGACGCTGCGGGACTGGCTCCGGGACAAGGGCCGCCTGACCCCGCGCGAGACCTTCGCGGTGATGGAGCCCGTGCTCGCCGCGCTGGCCGCCGCGCACTCGGCCGGCCTGGTCCACCGCGACATCAAGCCCGAGAACGTCCTGATCGCGGACGACGGTCGCGTCAAGGTCGCCGACTTCGGTCTGGCCCGCGCCGTCACCGCCGGTGCGAACACCGCGACGTGGGGCGCCCCGACCGGCACGAACACGCTGATCGGCACGGTCGCGTACCTCTCCCCGGAGCAGGTCGAGAAGGGCCACGCCGACCAGCGCTCGGACGTCTACGCGGCCGGGATCCTGCTCTACGAGTGCCTCACCGGCCTGCAGCCGTTCTCCGGCGAGTCCCCGATCCAGGTCGCCTACCAGCACGTGCACTACGACGTCCCCCGCCCGTCGGAGGTCCGCCCGACGCTCCCGCCGGCCCTGGACAACCTCGTCCTGCGCTCGACCGCCCGCGACCCCGACGGCCGCCCCGCCGACGCCGGCGCGTTCCTCGCCGAGACCGTCGCGGTCCGCCGCACGCTGCGCCCCGAGGTGCTGGACGACCTGGCCGGGGGTGCGCCCGGCGCCGCCCCGGTGCCCGCCCCGGCGCCCGCGCAGGGCTCTCCGACGCTGATGTTCGGCCAGGTGCCCCCAGGGGCGGCTGCCGGCCCGGACGCGGTCACGGCGGCGATCCGTCGCCCCGGCCCCGCCGGTCCCCCGGCCGGGTCACCGCCCGGCAGGCCGGCCGCGGCGGGCGTGCCCCTGGCGGTCCCAGCCCGGCTGCAGCGCCGGCGCCGGCGCGGCTTCCTGGCGCTGCTGGCGGTGCTGGTGACGACCTTCGCCGTCGGCATCGGCGCCTGGCAGGTCGCGGTCGGCAGCTCGGTGACCACCCCGAGCCTGCTGAACCTGACCCGCGAGGAAGCCCTGGTCAAGGCCGAGGAGGCGGGGCTGAAGGTCCGCTTCGCCGAGGAGGAGCACGACGAACTCGTCCCGAAGGGCCAGGTGCTGCGCACCGACCCGCAGCCGGGGCGCAAGATCTCCGAGAGCGGCACGATCGTCGCCGTGCTCTCCGCCGGTCCGGAGCGCTACGCGGTGCCGGACCTCGCCGGCGAGACCGTCGAGGACGCCAAGAAGCGCCTGGCCGAGAACAACCTGACGGTCGCCGACGAGCAGGGCCAGAAGTACAGCGACTCCGTGCCCGAGGGCCGCGTGCTCGCGACCGATCCACCCGCCGGCAAGGAGCTGCGCCGCGACGCCGTCGTCAAGCTGATCGTCAGCCGGGGCGCGAAGCCGATCAGCGTGCCCGACGTGGTCGGGCGCAGCCTGCAGGAGGCCACGGACCTGCTGACCTCGGCCGGCTTCAAGGCGACCTGGACCGAGCAGGTCGACGACTCGGTCCCGTCCGGCACCGTGCTGTCGCAGAATCCCGGTCCGAACCGCAAGCTTTCGAAGGGCAGCACGATCGAGCTGGTCGTCTCCAAGTCGGACCTGGTCGAGGTGCCCCGCGTCATCGGCATGGACGTCGACGACGCCGAAGACCTCCTGGAGAGCCTCGGCTTCGACGTCGACGTCCGGCGGAGCCTGTTCGGCGGGGACCGGGTCGTGTCCCAGGATCCGGAGCCGGGCTCGCGTGTCCCGCCTGGGACCCGGGTCACACTGCGCGTGTTCTGA
- a CDS encoding thiazole synthase, with protein MNVRPVPAPGSPGSPAAAPADPLVIAGRAFGSRLIMGTGGAPSLEVLEAALLESGTELTTVAMRRVDAGTRGSVLDLLTRHGIAVLPNTAGCHTAAEAVLTARLAREALETDWVKLEVIGDERTLLPDPVELLDAAEQLVADGFVVLPYTNDDPILARRLEQAGCAAVMPLGSPIGSGMGIRNPHNLGLIVAGAQVPVVLDAGIGTASDAALAMELGCDAVLLASAVTRAQDPVAMAAAMRSAVVAGRLARRAGRIPIRDHAEASSPVEGRLAWG; from the coding sequence ATGAACGTCCGCCCCGTGCCGGCCCCCGGGTCCCCCGGCTCCCCCGCTGCTGCCCCGGCCGACCCGCTGGTGATCGCCGGCCGCGCGTTCGGCTCGCGGCTGATCATGGGCACCGGCGGTGCGCCCAGCCTGGAGGTGCTGGAGGCCGCGCTGCTGGAGTCCGGGACCGAGCTGACCACCGTCGCCATGCGCCGGGTCGATGCGGGCACCCGCGGGTCCGTCCTCGACCTACTGACCCGGCACGGCATCGCCGTGCTGCCGAACACCGCCGGCTGCCACACCGCAGCCGAGGCCGTGCTGACCGCCCGGCTGGCCCGCGAGGCGCTGGAGACGGACTGGGTCAAGCTCGAGGTCATCGGTGACGAGCGGACGCTGCTCCCCGACCCGGTCGAGCTCCTCGACGCCGCCGAGCAGCTCGTGGCGGACGGCTTCGTCGTCCTGCCCTACACGAACGACGACCCGATCCTGGCCCGTCGCCTGGAGCAGGCCGGGTGTGCGGCGGTCATGCCGCTGGGCTCCCCGATCGGGTCCGGGATGGGCATCCGGAACCCGCACAATCTCGGGCTGATCGTCGCCGGGGCGCAGGTGCCGGTGGTCCTCGACGCCGGGATCGGGACCGCCTCGGACGCCGCGCTGGCGATGGAGCTGGGCTGCGACGCGGTGCTGCTGGCCTCCGCGGTGACCCGCGCGCAGGACCCGGTCGCGATGGCCGCGGCGATGCGCTCGGCGGTCGTGGCGGGGCGGCTGGCGCGCCGCGCGGGCCGGATACCGATTCGGGATCATGCCGAGGCCTCGTCGCCCGTTGAGGGCCGTCTGGCCTGGGGCTGA
- a CDS encoding DUF5302 domain-containing protein codes for MTENESPENTAAADETEEPVEDVFAGDDPKAKFREALARKHGGGGKGEPKAGGESKVHSAHGPAKAQRTFRRKSGG; via the coding sequence ATGACCGAGAACGAGAGCCCCGAGAACACCGCCGCTGCCGACGAGACCGAGGAGCCCGTCGAGGACGTGTTCGCCGGGGACGACCCCAAGGCGAAGTTCCGCGAGGCGCTGGCCCGCAAGCACGGCGGCGGGGGCAAGGGCGAGCCCAAGGCCGGCGGTGAGTCGAAGGTTCACTCCGCGCACGGTCCCGCGAAGGCGCAGCGCACGTTCCGCCGGAAGTCCGGCGGCTGA
- a CDS encoding lycopene cyclase domain-containing protein yields MSYTALAVAGVGVAILVDLAVLRTRLLTRASFWTAYAIIVFFQLLSNGWLTGREIVRYDADTILGDADPQFLGDGRIVYAPVEDLLFGFALVLWTLGVWTWLGTRLDERQARRART; encoded by the coding sequence ATGAGCTACACCGCGCTCGCGGTCGCCGGGGTGGGCGTCGCGATCCTCGTCGACCTCGCGGTGCTGCGGACGCGGCTGCTCACGCGCGCCTCGTTCTGGACCGCCTACGCGATCATCGTGTTCTTCCAACTGCTCTCGAACGGCTGGCTGACCGGCCGCGAGATCGTCCGGTACGACGCGGACACGATCCTCGGCGACGCCGACCCGCAGTTCCTCGGCGACGGGCGCATCGTCTACGCGCCGGTCGAGGACCTGCTGTTCGGCTTCGCGCTCGTGCTCTGGACGCTCGGGGTCTGGACCTGGCTGGGCACCCGGCTGGACGAGCGCCAGGCGCGGCGCGCGCGGACGTAG
- the thiE gene encoding thiamine phosphate synthase — MPGALNVRDQLASSRLYLCTDAREKQGDLPEFLDAVLGAGVDIVQLRQKGMEARDELAALEVFADAAARHGRLYAVNDRADVAYASRADVLHLGQDDLPVPDARWLLGRGILIGRSTHDEDQAEEAVADPAVDYFCVGPTWATPTKPGRPAAGLDLVRYVAGRTPKPWFAIGGIDLENLDEVLEAGARRVVVVRAITEADDPAAAAAAFATRLRSAGS; from the coding sequence ATGCCCGGCGCCCTCAACGTGCGTGACCAGCTCGCCTCGTCCCGGCTGTACCTGTGCACCGACGCCCGCGAGAAGCAGGGCGACCTGCCGGAGTTCCTCGACGCCGTGCTCGGCGCCGGGGTCGACATCGTCCAGCTCCGGCAGAAGGGCATGGAGGCGCGCGACGAGCTCGCCGCCCTGGAGGTCTTCGCCGACGCCGCCGCCCGGCACGGCCGCCTCTACGCCGTGAACGACCGCGCCGACGTCGCCTACGCGTCCCGCGCCGACGTGCTGCACCTCGGGCAGGACGACCTCCCGGTCCCCGACGCGCGCTGGCTGCTCGGCCGGGGGATCCTGATCGGCCGGTCCACCCACGACGAGGACCAGGCCGAGGAGGCCGTCGCCGACCCGGCGGTCGATTACTTCTGCGTGGGACCGACGTGGGCGACCCCGACCAAGCCCGGTCGGCCGGCGGCCGGTCTCGACCTCGTCCGGTATGTGGCGGGTCGGACCCCCAAACCCTGGTTCGCGATCGGTGGCATCGACCTGGAGAACCTGGACGAGGTGCTCGAAGCGGGCGCCCGCCGCGTCGTCGTGGTCCGCGCGATCACGGAGGCGGACGACCCCGCGGCCGCGGCGGCGGCCTTCGCCACGCGCCTGCGTTCGGCCGGATCCTGA
- a CDS encoding SGNH/GDSL hydrolase family protein, giving the protein MVSPRRFLPVAVAVIAAAAVAIPLAVANEIGPDGEETVAQVAADAAVAPAAPVAPAAPVDALPAGPLRYVALGDSYTSAPGVPPVDPAAPAVCGRSAGNYPHLVAKTLGAELTDVSCGGADTMSLYEEQVPGVAAQLDSLSRDTTLVTLGIGGNDNDLFATAIAGCAGKVGAVLGGDVAGALEERSSCRDRYGEQFREDIEASGVMIEQALGNIRAEAPLARIVVVGYPNLLPTTEAGRLACLAAGVPFSAEDMEFLDEVERQLNTMLQTAAEKTKNTYLDTYTPSIGHDMCAAPGVRWVEPTIPLSPAAPVHPNAAGQAAVADALVALLRS; this is encoded by the coding sequence ATGGTCAGTCCCCGCCGGTTCCTGCCCGTTGCCGTCGCCGTGATCGCGGCGGCCGCGGTCGCGATCCCGCTCGCCGTGGCCAACGAGATCGGGCCGGACGGCGAGGAGACCGTCGCGCAGGTCGCCGCCGACGCGGCGGTCGCCCCGGCCGCGCCGGTCGCCCCGGCCGCGCCGGTCGACGCCCTGCCGGCGGGCCCGCTGCGCTACGTCGCGCTGGGGGACTCGTACACCTCCGCCCCCGGGGTCCCGCCCGTGGACCCGGCGGCGCCGGCCGTCTGCGGTCGCTCCGCGGGAAACTACCCGCACCTGGTCGCGAAGACGCTGGGCGCCGAGCTCACCGACGTCAGCTGCGGCGGCGCCGACACGATGTCGCTGTACGAGGAGCAGGTCCCCGGCGTCGCGGCCCAGCTCGACTCGCTGTCCCGGGACACCACGCTGGTCACGCTCGGCATCGGCGGCAACGACAACGACCTGTTCGCCACGGCGATCGCCGGCTGCGCGGGCAAGGTCGGAGCCGTGCTCGGTGGCGACGTCGCCGGTGCGCTGGAGGAGCGGAGCTCGTGCCGGGACCGCTACGGCGAGCAGTTCCGCGAGGACATCGAGGCCTCCGGCGTCATGATCGAGCAGGCCCTGGGGAACATTCGCGCCGAGGCCCCGCTCGCCAGGATCGTCGTGGTCGGCTACCCGAACCTGCTGCCGACGACCGAGGCCGGGCGCCTGGCCTGTCTCGCGGCCGGCGTGCCGTTCTCGGCCGAGGACATGGAGTTCCTCGACGAGGTCGAGCGGCAGCTCAACACGATGCTGCAGACCGCCGCCGAGAAGACGAAGAACACCTACCTCGACACGTACACCCCGAGCATCGGGCACGACATGTGCGCCGCCCCCGGGGTCCGCTGGGTCGAGCCGACGATCCCGCTCTCCCCGGCCGCCCCCGTCCACCCGAACGCCGCCGGCCAGGCCGCGGTCGCCGACGCCCTGGTCGCGCTGCTGCGGTCCTGA
- the thiS gene encoding sulfur carrier protein ThiS, with protein sequence MMRETEGGTVVVNGTARDFEAGTTVADLVSEIVGDANAKGVAAALNGAVVPRGRWRLLELTDGDRVEILTAVQGG encoded by the coding sequence ATGATGCGCGAGACCGAGGGCGGGACGGTGGTCGTCAACGGCACCGCCCGCGACTTCGAGGCGGGGACGACCGTGGCCGACCTCGTCTCCGAGATCGTGGGTGACGCGAACGCCAAGGGCGTCGCCGCCGCGCTGAACGGGGCGGTGGTCCCGCGCGGGCGCTGGCGGCTGCTCGAACTGACCGACGGCGACCGGGTCGAGATCCTGACCGCGGTCCAGGGAGGCTGA
- a CDS encoding zf-TFIIB domain-containing protein, translated as MTALTCPKCQAEMRSYERNGVTIDQCADCRGIFLDRGELERLIDAEAGYYEKQAREPEPPRQPEPRYQEPRYEERRYDERKYDTDEHKYYGGYRKKKRHSFLSELFD; from the coding sequence GTGACCGCTTTGACCTGCCCCAAGTGCCAGGCCGAGATGCGCAGCTACGAGCGCAACGGCGTGACCATCGACCAGTGCGCCGACTGCCGGGGGATCTTCCTCGACCGCGGCGAGCTGGAGCGCCTGATCGACGCCGAGGCCGGCTACTACGAGAAGCAGGCCCGGGAGCCCGAGCCGCCCCGTCAGCCCGAGCCCCGCTACCAGGAGCCTCGCTACGAGGAGCGCCGGTACGACGAGCGCAAGTACGACACCGACGAGCACAAGTACTACGGCGGCTACCGGAAGAAGAAGCGGCACTCCTTCCTCTCCGAGCTGTTCGACTGA
- the crtI gene encoding phytoene desaturase family protein: MRTVSGPTDRVVVVGAGLAGLSAALRLAGAGREVVVLEREDVPGGRAGRLDRDGYRFDTGPTVLTMPGLVADALDCVGEELADWLDLLPLTPAYRARFADGSSLDVHTDPDAMAGAISELCGPAEADGYRRMVQWLHRLYRYEMRDFIDRNVDSPLGLLTPNLARLVAAGGFGRLAPRVGRYLHDDRTRRVFTFQAMYAGRSPYDALALYAVISYMDTVAGVYFPRGGMHALPAALAGAATKHGVDIRCGTEVTRVERAGGRAVAVHTAAGERIACDALVLTPDLPTAWHTLLGGGPRRLGRLGYSPSCVLLLAGSTTAYPERAHHEITFGTAWRETFREVIEEGRTMSDPSFLVTTPTASDPTLAPPGRSSYYVLFPSPNLTGHQDWSVRRDAYVEQMIGTLESRGYPGFGAGIEVRDVTTPADWAARGMAAGTPFAAAHSFSQTGPFRPRNLARGWENVVFAGSGTVPGVGVPCVLISGRLAAERITGPQREYRSRAWP, from the coding sequence CGGACCGACCGACCGCGTCGTCGTGGTCGGAGCGGGGCTCGCGGGCCTGTCCGCCGCGCTCCGGCTCGCGGGGGCCGGACGTGAGGTCGTCGTCCTCGAGCGGGAGGACGTGCCCGGCGGGCGCGCGGGCCGCCTCGACCGCGACGGCTACCGGTTCGACACCGGCCCGACGGTCCTCACGATGCCCGGCCTCGTCGCCGACGCGCTCGACTGCGTCGGCGAGGAGCTCGCCGACTGGCTCGACCTGCTCCCCCTCACGCCGGCGTACCGGGCCCGCTTCGCCGACGGCTCGTCGCTCGACGTGCACACCGACCCGGACGCGATGGCGGGCGCGATCAGCGAGCTCTGCGGCCCGGCCGAGGCGGACGGGTACCGCCGCATGGTGCAGTGGCTGCACCGCCTCTACCGCTACGAGATGCGGGACTTCATCGATCGCAACGTCGACTCCCCGCTCGGCCTGCTCACCCCGAACCTGGCCCGCCTCGTGGCCGCCGGCGGGTTCGGCCGCCTCGCGCCGCGCGTCGGGCGCTACCTGCACGACGACCGCACCCGCCGGGTGTTCACGTTCCAGGCGATGTACGCGGGCCGGTCCCCCTACGACGCGCTCGCGCTCTACGCGGTGATCTCCTACATGGACACTGTCGCGGGCGTGTACTTCCCCCGCGGCGGCATGCACGCCCTGCCCGCCGCCCTGGCCGGCGCCGCGACCAAGCACGGCGTCGACATCCGCTGCGGCACCGAGGTCACCCGGGTCGAGCGGGCCGGCGGCCGGGCGGTCGCCGTGCACACCGCTGCGGGCGAACGCATCGCCTGCGACGCCCTCGTCCTCACCCCCGACCTGCCGACCGCCTGGCACACGCTGCTGGGCGGCGGCCCCCGCCGGTTGGGCCGTCTGGGGTACTCGCCCTCGTGCGTGCTCCTGCTGGCGGGGTCCACCACGGCCTACCCCGAGCGGGCCCATCACGAGATCACCTTCGGCACCGCGTGGCGCGAGACCTTCCGCGAGGTCATCGAGGAGGGCCGCACGATGTCGGACCCGTCGTTCCTCGTCACCACCCCGACCGCGTCGGACCCCACGCTCGCCCCGCCCGGCCGCTCGTCGTACTACGTCCTGTTCCCCAGCCCGAACCTGACGGGTCATCAGGACTGGTCGGTGCGCCGGGACGCCTACGTCGAGCAGATGATCGGGACGCTGGAGTCGCGCGGGTACCCCGGCTTCGGGGCCGGCATCGAGGTCCGCGACGTGACCACCCCGGCGGACTGGGCCGCCCGCGGCATGGCCGCCGGGACTCCCTTCGCCGCGGCGCACTCGTTCTCCCAGACCGGGCCGTTCCGTCCCCGCAACCTCGCCCGCGGGTGGGAGAACGTCGTGTTCGCCGGCTCCGGGACCGTCCCCGGGGTCGGGGTCCCGTGCGTGCTGATCTCCGGCCGACTGGCCGCCGAACGGATCACCGGCCCGCAGCGCGAATATCGCTCGCGCGCGTGGCCCTGA
- the thiO gene encoding glycine oxidase ThiO, which translates to MAAPTQSFDVVVVGGGVIGLATALRAADRGLSVTVCDPDPGSGASTVAAGMLAPVTEAHYTEQALVRLTLDSVARWPHLAAELLERTGVDPAYRECGTVLAAADGSDLALATELHAFQRSLGLSVDRLTSRELRKLEPMLAPGVRGGLFVAGDHQVDPRRLVPALLAAVRAAGVELCAQRVAAVELTGDRATGVRLADGTRRAAGAVLLAAGPWAGDVDGIPPGVVPAIRPVKGQLLRLRVPSALYPPERPFLRHNVRGIVRGASVYLVPRADGELVLGATMEEQGFDTTVTAGAVYELLRDAREILPGVSELAVAETRAGLRPATADNMPALGATSLPGLVLALGHFRNGVLLAPVTADAIAAVLAGEPLPEVAQFFTPERLLRPATPVAVR; encoded by the coding sequence GTGGCGGCACCGACGCAGTCGTTCGACGTCGTCGTGGTCGGCGGCGGCGTGATCGGGCTGGCGACCGCCCTGCGGGCCGCGGACCGCGGCCTGTCCGTGACCGTCTGCGACCCCGACCCCGGTTCAGGCGCCTCCACCGTCGCGGCCGGGATGCTCGCCCCGGTCACCGAGGCGCACTACACCGAGCAGGCCCTGGTCCGCCTGACGCTGGACTCCGTCGCCCGCTGGCCACACCTGGCCGCCGAGCTCCTCGAGCGCACCGGCGTGGACCCGGCCTACCGCGAGTGCGGCACCGTCCTCGCGGCCGCCGACGGCAGCGACCTCGCGCTGGCCACCGAGCTGCACGCGTTCCAGCGCTCCCTCGGCCTGAGCGTCGACCGCCTCACCTCCCGCGAGCTGCGGAAGCTGGAGCCGATGCTCGCGCCCGGCGTCCGCGGCGGCCTGTTCGTGGCCGGCGACCACCAGGTCGACCCGCGCCGCCTCGTGCCCGCGCTGCTCGCGGCGGTCCGCGCCGCCGGCGTCGAGCTGTGCGCGCAGCGCGTCGCGGCCGTCGAGCTCACCGGTGACCGCGCGACCGGCGTCCGCCTGGCCGACGGCACCCGCCGCGCCGCCGGGGCGGTCCTGCTCGCGGCCGGCCCCTGGGCGGGGGACGTCGACGGCATCCCGCCCGGCGTCGTCCCGGCGATCCGGCCGGTGAAGGGCCAGCTCCTGCGTCTACGGGTGCCGAGCGCGTTGTACCCGCCGGAGCGGCCGTTCCTGCGGCACAACGTGCGCGGCATCGTCCGCGGCGCGTCGGTGTACCTCGTTCCCCGTGCCGACGGCGAGCTCGTCCTCGGCGCGACGATGGAGGAGCAGGGCTTCGACACCACCGTCACCGCGGGCGCGGTCTACGAGCTGCTCCGTGACGCCCGCGAGATCCTCCCCGGCGTCTCCGAGCTCGCGGTCGCCGAGACGCGCGCCGGGCTGCGGCCCGCGACCGCGGACAACATGCCCGCCCTCGGCGCGACGTCCCTGCCCGGGCTCGTTCTCGCGCTCGGTCACTTCCGCAACGGGGTGCTGCTGGCCCCGGTCACGGCGGACGCGATCGCCGCGGTGCTGGCCGGCGAGCCGCTGCCCGAGGTCGCGCAGTTCTTCACGCCGGAGCGGCTGCTCCGGCCCGCCACCCCGGTGGCCGTCCGATGA
- a CDS encoding lycopene cyclase domain-containing protein: MRALSYLAMLLGCLALTVPLEWLVGARVLAQGRRLALTLLLAGTPFLLWDLWAVSRDHWSFDADQTLGLEVPGGLPVEEVAFFVVIPLAVVFSFEAVRAVRRRLGWDTGR; this comes from the coding sequence GTGCGCGCCCTGTCCTACCTCGCCATGCTGCTCGGCTGTCTGGCGCTCACGGTGCCGCTCGAGTGGCTCGTGGGGGCACGCGTCCTCGCCCAGGGCCGGCGCCTCGCGCTGACGCTGCTGCTCGCCGGAACGCCGTTCCTGCTCTGGGACCTGTGGGCGGTCTCGCGCGACCACTGGTCGTTCGACGCCGACCAGACCCTCGGCCTCGAGGTGCCCGGCGGGCTGCCGGTCGAGGAGGTCGCGTTCTTCGTCGTGATCCCGCTGGCGGTCGTGTTCAGCTTCGAGGCCGTCCGCGCGGTCCGGCGGCGGCTGGGTTGGGACACGGGGCGATGA
- a CDS encoding phytoene/squalene synthase family protein, with amino-acid sequence MSSRAALDAAGITDPALRRSYLRCRELHARYGRTYYLATLLLPPARRPYVWALYGFARCADELVDDLDTLAGPADARAERFEAWAAARRAEFARGESEDAIGRAAVHTARTWGIPIEHTDAFLDSMRADLTVTTYPTFADLDAYMHGSAAVIGLQMLPLLRPADPGAAAEPARALGIAFQLTNFLRDVGEDLARGRLYLPLEDLAAHGVTRADLERGAHTPAVRDLMAFQVRRARDWYAAAAPGVAMLHPESRPAIAAATRLYAGILDEVERSDYRVLDRRARVGRATRLRVGAAAYVRARRAWRSSSRVPSQVQTPSVQSTSAKPNSRSSTGA; translated from the coding sequence ATGTCGTCCCGCGCTGCTCTGGACGCGGCCGGGATCACCGACCCCGCGCTGCGCCGGTCGTACCTGCGCTGCCGGGAGCTGCACGCCCGGTACGGGCGGACCTACTACCTTGCGACGCTGCTCCTGCCGCCCGCCCGGCGCCCGTACGTCTGGGCGCTCTACGGCTTCGCGCGCTGCGCGGACGAGCTCGTCGACGACCTGGACACGCTCGCCGGCCCCGCCGACGCCCGGGCGGAACGGTTCGAGGCGTGGGCCGCCGCGCGGCGGGCCGAGTTCGCGCGGGGCGAGAGCGAGGACGCGATCGGGCGCGCCGCGGTGCACACCGCCCGCACCTGGGGCATCCCGATCGAGCACACCGACGCGTTCCTGGACTCGATGCGGGCCGACCTGACGGTCACGACGTACCCGACCTTCGCCGACCTCGACGCGTACATGCACGGCTCGGCGGCGGTGATCGGGCTGCAGATGCTCCCGCTGCTGCGCCCGGCCGACCCGGGGGCCGCCGCGGAACCCGCCCGCGCGCTCGGAATCGCCTTTCAGCTCACGAACTTTCTCCGCGACGTCGGCGAGGACCTGGCGCGCGGCCGGCTGTACCTGCCGCTGGAGGACCTCGCCGCGCACGGCGTCACCCGGGCCGATCTCGAACGGGGCGCACACACCCCGGCCGTGCGCGACCTGATGGCGTTTCAGGTCCGGCGCGCCCGTGACTGGTACGCCGCCGCCGCACCCGGGGTCGCGATGCTCCACCCCGAGAGCCGACCCGCGATCGCCGCCGCCACGCGCCTGTACGCGGGGATCCTCGACGAGGTCGAGCGCAGCGACTACCGCGTGCTCGACCGCCGCGCCCGCGTCGGCCGGGCGACCCGGCTGCGCGTGGGCGCCGCTGCCTACGTCCGCGCGCGCCGCGCCTGGCGCTCGTCCAGCCGGGTGCCCAGCCAGGTCCAGACCCCGAGCGTCCAGAGCACGAGCGCGAAGCCGAACAGCAGGTCCTCGACCGGCGCGTAG
- a CDS encoding (2Fe-2S)-binding protein translates to MFVCICNAVTEDDILGAVDAGARCVRSACEATEAASNCGSCIDRVEDLVTTAVSGCPRRILSGTLAATA, encoded by the coding sequence GTGTTCGTCTGCATCTGCAACGCCGTGACCGAGGACGACATCCTCGGGGCTGTTGACGCAGGTGCGCGCTGTGTGCGTAGCGCCTGCGAGGCGACGGAGGCCGCGAGCAACTGCGGGTCGTGCATCGACCGGGTCGAGGACCTCGTCACCACCGCGGTCAGCGGGTGCCCGCGGCGGATCCTCAGCGGCACTCTCGCCGCCACCGCCTGA
- a CDS encoding Rv2175c family DNA-binding protein, with protein sequence MSETQDGIDVVEAAVTEWLTVPDVAERLGTDVVKVRALLKDRQLLARRRGERDVLSIPAQFVQDGPDGPQVLKGLPGTLVLLADAGYSDAEALRWLFTADDTLPGTPVDALRANRGTEVRRRAQALGF encoded by the coding sequence ATGAGCGAGACGCAGGACGGCATCGACGTCGTCGAGGCGGCCGTCACCGAGTGGCTGACGGTGCCCGACGTCGCGGAGCGGCTGGGCACGGACGTGGTCAAGGTGCGGGCGCTGCTCAAGGACCGCCAGCTCCTGGCGCGCCGCCGCGGGGAGCGCGACGTGCTCTCGATCCCGGCCCAGTTCGTGCAGGACGGCCCCGACGGGCCCCAGGTGCTCAAGGGCCTGCCCGGGACGCTCGTGCTGCTGGCCGACGCGGGCTACTCCGACGCCGAGGCCCTGCGCTGGCTGTTCACCGCCGACGACACGCTGCCCGGCACCCCGGTCGACGCGCTCCGGGCGAACCGGGGCACCGAGGTGCGCCGCCGCGCCCAGGCGCTCGGGTTCTAG